The following are encoded in a window of Oreochromis aureus strain Israel breed Guangdong linkage group 10, ZZ_aureus, whole genome shotgun sequence genomic DNA:
- the LOC120442328 gene encoding uncharacterized protein LOC120442328, translated as MDGIDESYIWERRIAHGIRYQRGAVPFPESVDIGLEFNAALERKEKLDQSLLTNSVMLEICQFAKTVTRSEKYFLFEMLEFNFDLGFDINNDSLCYIYAVRVHNRIKHLKEQIKMKPNRWKETFQLPDPSVLAGSKEDVSGRYCPKWNKIADSSVLTVSSKNCQSSDNHEAETTRVASNKYTAKQQGGIRLRKTQGANPFCAQLGVTLAIRPSHAPKQKLDPSLLINGVMIEMLDFSRVLCGKHTYIVYELVKHNFGYAFNKPQFRMCLNRVIERKYTCLTAEDKDTFRKELFKIPAEKNKLEYKGKKRKTPDADNQELEAQILATNKRQTRKQQASKMEELKEDDLSYMCPVEFETEFQSGTEPEPENVKPESCLSGTEVEMNMLQDVKPEEEEVFISPMQPLNNGHKSSLSPTQAKDASQESYWCLFSEGRCAETSKQRLWLRRAARTKQILTSSRVNDMFAHCREIGLDFNFCSPKRSLDLQLLSNWVMWEVFKFGTALLRSVRSFLFEILLNNFTLTLQDEQHERNFLVYMMAKHKNLVSHPKSQNMDFLCKPFKLPEIYHMVDVTSNFQTQQELQSQGQEGLDSSDSAKSEEAEKEKHPFCKKLGLNLWSTKERPSDQKLDLTVLTTGAVLEIFSFVKELCGEARNTVNDILEHNFDLDLQSGETEAAQKIQRWYTTQKSLMKKQNMSPKINRWLNMIVPLNGNLQEIPHSPTEDGDPDLEGELDGFGGFVKCFDYQNCKEIGLDLDPSSKSETKTKLDLQVLTRGVLFEVHQYVQQNYNRYVPALYEILEYNFDLSSQSHRKVEFAWSIASQVIAMTGKKRRKGDYLNKVFELPFEVSKFPESSQVVFKEEPEDDFGEPDLNNDNDDIVFVRKLKPVDMEVEIE; from the coding sequence ATGGACGGCATTGATGAAAGCTACATCTGGGAGCGCCGCATTGCCCATGGCATTAGGTATCAAAGAGGAGCAGTCCCCTTCCCAGAATCGGTTGATATTGGTCTGGAGTTCAATGCGGCACTTGAAAGGAAGGAGAAGCTGGATCAGAGCCTGCTGACGAATAGTGTTATGCTGGAAATTTGTCAGTTTGCCAAAACGGTGACCAGGTCTGAGAAGTATTTCTTGTTCGAAATGCTGGAGTTCAACTTCGACCTTGGCTTTGACATAAACAATGACAGTCTGTGCTACATCTATGCAGTTCGTGTCCACAACAGAATTAAGCACCTGAAGGAGCAAATAAAGATGAAGCCAAATAGATGGAAAGAAACATTTCAGTTGCCAGATCCAAGTGTTTTAGCCGGGTCCAAAGAAGACGTGTCAGGACGATACTGTCCAAAATGGAACAAAATTGCTGATAGTTCAGTGCTCACTGTCTCCAGCAAGAACTGCCAGTCTTCAGACAACCACGAAGCTGAAACTACCAGAGTTGCTAGCAATAAATACACTGCAAAACAACAAGGAGGAATCCGTTTAAGAAAAACACAGGGCGCTAACCCTTTCTGTGCACAGCTTGGTGTGACCCTAGCTATTCGACCAAGTCACGCCCCCAAACAGAAGTTGGACCCAAGTCTGCTCATCAATGGTGTGATGATAGAGATGCTTGATTTTTCCCGAGTGCTGTGTGGAAAACACACTTACATAGTTTATGAACTGGTCAAGCACAACTTTGGTTATGCTTTTAATAAACCTCAGTTCCGAATGTGTCTAAATAGGGTGATAGAGAGAAAATACACCTGTCTGACAGCTGAGGACAAAGACACTTTCAGAAAGGAACTTTTTAAGATCCCGGCTGAGAAGAATAAATTGGaatataaaggtaaaaaaagaaaaacacctgatGCAGATAACCAAGAACTGGAAGCACAAATTCTGGCCACCAATAAAAGACAAACACGGAAGCAGCAGGCTAGCAAAATGGAGGAGTTGAAGGAGGATGATTTGTCATACATGTGTCCTGTTGAGTTTGAGACAGAATTCCAGTCAGGAACAGAACCTGAACCAGAAAATGTGAAACCTGAAAGTTGTTTGTCAGGAACAGAGGTAGAAATGAACATGCTACAGGATGTAAagccagaagaggaagaagtctTCATCTCACCAATGCAGCCTTTGAATAATGGCCACAAATCTTCTTTGTCACCCACACAGGCAAAGGATGCAAGTCAGGAATCATACTGGTGTCTGTTCTCTGAGGGAAGATGTGCAGAAACCTCAAAGCAGAGGCTGTGGCTGAGGCGCGCTGCTCGCACAAAACAGATCCTGACATCGAGCCGAGTGAATGACATGTTCGCCCATTGCAGAGAGATCGGATTAGACTTCAACTTTTGTTCACCAAAACGGAGCTTAGATCTACAACTGTTGAGCAACTGGGTGATGTGGGAGGTTTTCAAGTTTGGAACTGCTTTGTTGAGGAGTGTACGCagttttttatttgaaattctCTTAAACAACTTTACTCTTACGCTCCAAGATGAGCAACATGAGCGCAATTTCTTAGTTTACATGATGgcaaaacataaaaatcttGTGAGCCACCCAAAGAGTCAGAATATGGATTTTCTCTGCAAGCCTTTCAAACTTCCTGAGATTTACCACATGGTTGATGTGACCAGCAATTTTCAGACTCAACAGGAACTCCAGAGTCAAGGGCAGGAAGGGTTAGATTCATCAGATTCAGCAAAGagtgaagaagctgaaaaagaaaaacaccctttCTGTAAAAAGTTGGGTCTAAACCTTTGGTCAACCAAAGAACGCCCATCAGACCAGAAGCTTGATTTGACCGTCCTGACAACCGGCGCTGTGCTTGAGATCTTCAGCTTTGTAAAGGAGCTGTGTGGTGAGGCCCGCAATACTGTTAATGACATTCTTGAGCACAATTTTGATCTTGATCTTCAAAGTGGTGAGACTGAGGCTGCGCAGAAGATCCAGAGATGGTACACAACACAGAAAAGCTTgatgaaaaagcaaaacatgtCACCGAAAATCAACAGGTGGTTAAATATGATCGTCCCGCTGAATGGCAACTTGCAAGAGATTCCACACTCACCAACTGAAGATGGGGACCCAGATCTAGAAGGGGAGCTGGATGGCTTTGGTGGATTTGTCAAATGCTTTGACTACCAGAACTGCAAGGAGATCGGACTGGACCTCGACCCCAGCTCCAAatcagaaaccaaaacaaaacttgaTTTGCAAGTTCTGACAAGAGGAGTTTTGTTTGAGGTGCACCAATATGTGCAGCAAAACTACAACCGATATGTTCCTGCTCTGTATGAGATTCTGGAGTACAACTTTGATCTGAGCTCTCAGAGCCACCGGAAGGTGGAGTTCGCCTGGTCCATCGCCTCACAGGTCATAGCCATGACTGGCAAAAAACGCAGAAAAGGGGATTACCTGAACAAAGTTTTTGAGCTCCCTTTCGAGGTCTCCAAGTTCCCTGAGTCTTCCCAGGTGGTCTTTAAAGAGGAGCCGGAGGATGACTTTGGCGAGCCGGACCTTAATAATGACAATGATGACATTGTGTTTGTCCgaaaactgaagcctgttgatATGGAAGTCGAGATAGAATAA